The Hordeum vulgare subsp. vulgare chromosome 4H, MorexV3_pseudomolecules_assembly, whole genome shotgun sequence genomic interval tacacatatattgtgTTCTAAAAAGATTACACGTATTGTGTTCtaaaaaataaaattatgttGTTTCATAGATCAAGCATTTCCTTTTACTGCTTTTCCCTCTCATACCTTTCCATATAAAAACTTAGGTCACGTATTTGTGAATATATACCAAAAAAGAATATGTATGGCGCCCACACGTTTACGTGGATGTATATCCATAAAACAATTGAGTATCATACCCACTTATTTGTGACTATGTACTTAAAAAACAATTAGGTATATATATACCTACATATTATTGGCGTATACTCATATATTTCACGTCGGCGTATGTAACTATAGTAAAATATGCAAGAAAAAATAGGAATAATACCTATATATTATTggggtatgtagtcatatgttttTTGCTTGGGTATGTAGTTGTAGAGAATAGGTATGTAGCTATAGAGTAATATTGGGGAATTTATACATATATTTCAATCTCGCATACCcacttatttttgaactatgtacCTAAAACACAATTAGGTATAATACCTACGTATTATTGCGGTATATATTCATATTTTTCATGTCAGTGTATGTTGGTGCaggaaaaaatataaaaacaattaggtATCATACCTATGAATTATTGCGGTATACACTCGTATATTTCACGCTGAGATATGTAGTTGTAGAGAAATATCGACACAAAAATATTATGAGTATGTACTCGGTTAAAAAAATCTCAAAATACACAATGCTACAAATTTATTACTATATTTTATACAGAAATAGTTTGAAAACTCTTTATTACTTGATCTCATGAATGGACAATTGATGTCGCACATTAAATAATCAGATATAGTAGTTTTCATATAAGACACGCCATGCAACCATGTATGGAAGATAATTTATTAACACAATTAACACGCGTCACAGCCATGCAAACAGGTATGGAAAGTTTTCCCTTTGTTAACGGATCAAATCCAATAACTCATATGTCCATCATTCGAACAAAATCACGACACAAACGAACGACATCTAGGCAAGGTGtctgggcacctaggtgccctaaACAGCCATCCTATATATATGTTATCTACCATTaatggtagttaccaccacttgcgtttCGTATGTTATATTTATTATCTATCAAATCAAAGAGTATGtacgcgtagtatgtagtatataataatgtttaggtagtatatatactattttttttagtatgtatcatattttgtataTGTTTTTTTACGTAaaaaatatatgtatttcacaatTATATTAAAAACTATAggctaacttgtaattttttcatttaactcactttgaaaaatcttatatataatatataaatataataaaaatgataaattaatatatatagTACCGTTCTGATGTTTCTGACAATAAACCCATAgtacataataaatattttttaaaatactcatatcttccaaaccgtaacttcaaatttaacatgttatatatgaaatttgattagaaaaatatgtagaatctaaatatgATGCTATTTTACctgttatttaaaaaaaaagaCTATCTAGGatacaatcttaataaataatgtATCATTCGTCTTTATTTTATACCGGTATGATACGGATTGGGGATGAACATCTCAACAAAATCATGATtggagatgaaattgaaggtcatTTGCCTTTTTTTGTACGTGTTAAATATACATGCGAGCCGTGTTGAAATAGAAGACATGTGGAATATTGAACTGCACTTTTGTAGGGTAAGACCATCTTTGTTTGTGTCGTAACTATAGATTCTCAGATTATaaatcattttttataaattaagagcatgTGATATTTTTTCTCCCGTGACAGGCTTTTTACTAGTATATATATTCATTAAAACTAGTTTTAGTGAATACATCCTGTTAAAAAGACTATATCAGGCCTATTTAAAACAATGCGTACGTCCACCACCCGCACTTTATCATCCTCGCTTGCTCCGTTCCGCTGGGATCGGGGGCACAGCACCAGCACGACTCCACTGCACAAATTAATGGCCGTCCACgccatgctcctcctcctcctcaccacccTTGTCCCGCGCGCAGCCCTCGCCGCCTTCTCCCCGGACTTCTCATTCTTCCTCGCATGCGGCGCCAACTCCTCCGTCTCCTTCCCGTCCGACTCCAAGTCCGCGCGCACCTTCGTCTCTGACGCCGACTACCTCTCGCCCGCGGGCGCCCCAGCGGTGTCCGCCAGCTCCACCCCGGCCTCCACACCAGCACTGTATGCCGCCGCGCGCGCGGACATGTCGGCCTTCTCGTACCGCCTCCCCTACCCCGCCTCTCCGAGCGGGTCGTCATTCGTCGTCCTGCGCCTCCACTTCGTCCCTTTCTTCCCCGCCAACTCCTCTCAGTCTGTCGCCAACATCTTCTCCTCTCGCTTCGCTGTCTCGGTCCTCGACGCCTACGTCCTGATGTTCTCCTTCAGGCCGCCGGTCGCCGGCGTCGTCAAGGAGTTCTTCGTCCCGCGGGGCGTGCCGAACGCCAACTTCACCATCACCTTCACCCCGGACGCCGGCTCCTCCGCGTTCGTCAACGCCATCGAGTTGTTCCCGGCACCGCCGGAGCTGCTGTGGAACAACACGGCGAAGCAGTGGGGGACGAGATGAACCTGTTGCATGACCTGTGGCGGCAGCAGCAGCCGATGGAGACGGTGTATCGCGTCAACGTCGGCGGGCCCATGGTGACTATTGAGAACGATACGCTATGGCGTACGTGGCTCTCCGACGGCCCCTACCTGCTCTACGGGGAGCAGTCGGAGGTCAATTCGACCTCCAGCCCGATTATCTACGATCCGTCCAACGGGTACTCAAGGGAGGTGGCGCTGGCGCCCGACGTCGTGTACCAGACCCAGCGCACGGCGAACTTCGACCTCACGTGGATGTTATTGAAAATAATCTTGACACGTGACTTGTGCACATGCATGTGTGCTCACTGTGGGAGTACTAGCCAGTCTATGAATGTGTGTATGACCGAGTAGTATGAGTAATTAGTACATGCATCGCATGTTAGTGGTCTAGATATTAGCCAAATTGTTGAGTTAGTTAGCTGAGTCAATCCAGGAATTAGTTAGCATGTTAGTTGAATCCTGTGCATTGGATGTTGTCCAGGTCGTGTGGCCGGCCGTTACGGGAGAGTGGATTAGTTAGTGCTGGTAGTGGGTTGTTGTGCGTGAGTGCATAGCATTAGTGCCTCgtccttgtatatatatatatttgcacTGGAGTAATGGAAGAGGCCGGTGAGGGCTGAGCAGAAACAATGTAGTCTTTGTGATCGCTACAAATTCCTGGATACTACCTACAACAAGTTCATTTTATATTCATCTTATGTTCCTGGATACttaatagattgatcggaaatgatAACTTTGAggcggttctactacctacaacaagttcatcttatgttcttcgctagataggaactttggagtgcaacaaagagtcattcCCCTTTCTCACCAACAAAGAGTCATTCCCCTTTGCCGTGCATGTAGGCTGCATGGGCCTGTAGAGCGACGTGACCACGTCCGTCGAGGGCCATGCGTTTCGCTGGGAGGCTCCGCACGACGCGagctcgtgggatggcacgagcaGACCGGGTCGTTGCGCTAAGGTAGGATCTACCGGCCGACCTTTTCCCTTCTGTAActgaataaataaagaagaaaaaCGAGAAAAGTCGCAAGTCTTACGCGACCCAAAACAACCTGTCATCGTCTACCTCTCACCACGAGGGAGCTGAGAGCGGAAGAGCACGAGATCGGTGTAGTTTGCGTTGAGAAAACCCTGACAGGTTTAATTTAGACGGGATTGCATATTTCAATGTACAATTGAACGGGATTTTAATTTAGGGATTCATGTCGCTCGATCAATACAGATTTAAGGTTTAAATTACACTTTTTCCACGAGTAGGAAATGTTTCCCTGTGGAAAAAGAGCGTGCATTGATTTTTTGACGACCCAATCAGCTCCACTCTCCGGTCCACGAAGCTCCCTCTGCCACATACTAGTAGCTTCCAACTGTAGTCAAGTCCATCTTCCAACCACATCCACACGCATGGAGCTGGTCGCGGGAACGGCCGGTCCGAATCAACACACCACTCCGACGGTGTTACGTACGTACGTCCACCATGCACCCGCACTTGATCATCCTCGCTTGCTCCGTTCCGTTGGGATCGGGGGCACAGCACCAGCACGACTCCACTGCACAAACAAATTAATGGCCGTCCAGGCcatggtcctcctcctcctcgtcacggTTATTCTCCCGCGCGCAGCCCTCGCCGCCTTCTCCCCGGACTTCTCATTCTTCCTCGCATGCGGCGCAAACTCCTCCGTCTCCTTCCCGTCCGATTCCCCCACCCGTACCTTCGTCTCGGACGCCGCCTACCTCTCTCCCGTAGACGCCCCGGCAGTGTCCGCCAGCTCCACCCCGCCATCTCTGTACGCTGCCGCGCGCGCAGACATGTCGGCCTTCTCGTACCGCCTCCCCTATCCCGCCTCTCCGGACGCGTCCTCATTCCTCGTCCTGCGCCTCCACTTCTTCCCCTTCCTCCCCTCCAACTCCTCCCAGTCTGTCGCCAACATCTCCTCCTCTCGCTTCGCTGTCTCCGTCCTCGATGCCTACGCCGTGATGTCCTCCTTCTCCCCGCCGGCCATCGGAGGCGTCAAGGAGTTCTTCATCCCGCGCGGCGCGTTGGGCGGCCACTTCACCATCACGTTCGTCCCGGACGCCGGCTCATCCGCGTTCGTCAACGCCGTCGAGCTGTTCCCGGCGCCGCCGGAGCTGCTGTGGAACAACACGGTGACGCCGGTGGACCCCGTGGGTAGCAATGATCTGCTCCGGTGGAAGCAGTACGCGCTGGAGACGGTGTACCGCCTCAACGTCGGCGGGCCCAAGGTGACAACTGAGAAGGACACGCTGTGGCGAACGTGGCTCTCCGACGGCCCCTACCAGTACGGCGCCCCTGGGCAGTCGGAGGTCAAGTCGACCTCCAGCCCGATTATCTACGACCCGTCCAAGGGATACTCAAGGGAGGTGGCACCCGACGTCGTGTACCAGACCCAGCGCATGGGGAATTACCTCAGATGGACGTTCCCGGGGGAGCCGGATTCCCGCTACCTCGTCCGCCTCCACTTCTGCGACTATGAAGTGGTCAGCTCTGTCGTCGGCGTTGGAATCGTGTTCGACGTCGACGTCGGCCAAGGCGTTGCCTCTACAGACCTCATGCCGAATGCTCGAGCGACTCAGTCGAATGAGGCCTTTTACATGGACTACGTTGCCAGGGCGCCAAGTGCCGGCGCCGGGAACCTCAAGGTGAGCATCGGAGGCGGCATGCTGAACGGGCTGGAGATCATGAGGTTGCTACCCGTTGATTTGAGATCGAGGGACTCGCTGGTGGCAAAGAGAATCATTGTCATTACGGTGTCGGCTTTGGTCGGCATCACCGTTCTTGCTTGCGTGGTGGTCGGCTTTTTCGCCGTGCCATACCCGAATGACGGCGCCTCCGGCTGGGCTGAACAGTTGATGAACCTGTCCAGAGACGGCAAGACCGTCGGGACGGAGATGGTGAGCACGAAGCTGCACATCTCGCTGGCCAAGATCAAGGCCGCCACGGACAACTTCCACGACCGCAACCTCATCGGCGTGGGCGGGTTCGGGAACGTGTACAAGGGCGTGCTCACCGACGGCACGCCCGTGGCGGTGAAGCGCGCCACGCACGCCTCGCAGCAGGGGCTGCCGGAGTTCCAGGCGGAGATCGTGGTGCTGTCCGGCATCCGGCACCGGCACCTGGTGTCGCTCATCGGGTACTGCAGCGAGCAATCGGAGATGATCCTGGTGTACGAGCACATGGAGAAGGGCACGCTGCGGAGCCACCTGTACGGCTCCGACGCGCCGCCGCTGTCGTGGAGGCAGCGGCTGGAGATCTGCATCGGCGCGGCGAGGGGCCTGCACTACCTGCACCGGGGCTACGCCGAGAACATCATCCACCGCGACGTCAAGTCGACCAACATCCTCCTCGGCACCGACAACGACGGCTGCACCGGCGGCGCGATCGTGGCCAAGGTGGCCGACTTCGGGCTGTCGCGGGTCGGGCCGTCGTTCGGGGAGACGCACGTGAGCACGGCGGTGAAGGGCAGCTTCGGGTACCTGGACCCGGGCTACTTCAAGACGCAGCAGCTGACGGACCGCTCCGACGTCTACTCCTTCGGCGTGGTGCTGCTGGAGGTGCTCTGCGCGCGGCCGGTCATCGACCAGAGCCTGGAGCGCGGCCAGATCAACATCGCCGAGTGGGCGGTGAGGATGCGCGGGGAAGGGGGCCTCGACAAGATCGCCGACCCGCGGATCGCCGGCGAGGCGGACGAGGAGTCGCTGCGCAAGTTCGCCGAGACCGCCGACAAGTGCCTGGCGGACTGCTGGGTGGACCGGCCGTCCATGGGCGACGTGCTGTGGAACCTCGAGTACTGCCTGCAGCTGCACGAGGCGGACGTCACCGGGGACGACGCATCCGACGACAGCGGCGCCGGCGCCCCGCAGCTCCCGGAGGACGTGGTCGTGAGCTTGTTGACGGACGGCGCGGACGAGACCGGCTTGAGCGTGACCGAGCTCAGCGACAGTAAAGTTAATCTCCCACGGTGATTGCAGTTGGAACAAAAGTTTCATCAATCTAAGGAGGTCAGATCATATGGTTTCGGGGAAAATCTTTACATACAAGTACAATTTGAATCATACTGACAAAGGGGAAGATGTATGCCATGAACTACTGCGGTACATGGAGGGATAAATAGTCTATTCCAGGGACTGATGACAGAGTTTGACACACAACATCAATTTTCCATGGATAGTCAAACGAATATGATTAATCCAGGATTCGATCATTATGTAAGCCACCACATACTTTATAAGtaatttattttgtttcctttaaaCTAAAAGAAACTTCTCCAAATTGATGTTCaatggctcaatagattgatcgaaaATGATAACTTTGAggcggttctactacctacaacaagttcatcttatgttctccgctagataggaactttggagtgcaacaaagagtcattcCCCTTTCTCACCAACTCATGTCTTGTTTTTTTCATCATTTCCTACATTAGAATTCTGATGCACTCCCACAACACCAACAACCATGTGTTTGGGCTAATTGTGATAGTAGGGCTTCCAACAATTGTTGTTGCTGAATTGTGTCCATCCTTCCTCCTGCAAATCCACTACTATTACCAACAACATAGTTCTTGCTTTCCATATATGAGCTTTTTCCAACATCCCCACCGATCTCAAGTTGTCTCACCTTTTTCTTTCTAGACTTGTTGCCCTCTTTGCAGTTCAACCCTATCTCCTTCACCAGCTCGAGGATCCACCACAGGCAAATTCCCAACTTCTCCTCCTCTAGTACCATCACCCTCAACTCTTTGTATTTGTGTTGCCCTGAAACTTCCTCTTCGAATCCCGAAATCCAGTCCTTCACCCTCCTCTATTGAACCTCCCTCCCCCAATCTACTTTTGAAATCCCATCCCACTAGGCCTCCAAAGCCTATTACATCTTCCAAACCCCAATTACTTTTCTCATCCCAACCTTCAGATCCCTCCCCCTCCCGAGCAATCACCATCGGGATTGATTTTAGTTCAATTTGTCCCCTCCTCACAAAAAACATTTAAAAATAGGATGTAAATAGCCCATCCTCAATGCTTTTTTAACAATCACGGTCTGATGAATTTTCTCCGATGTCTACATCAAGAGCCTGCCCAAAATCCGATATCCTTACCCTATCATTGATACTACATTAACATTGCATCAGCCACCTTTCGGTCTTAAATCTGGCAGACCGGGGAGTTTTCTTTATTTCCTCTCACGACTTCTAATCATACTTAGAGCATCGTGTCTCCTAGTAGTTCCATATACGCTAATTTGTACAGTAAAAACCAGGTACCGAGAAAAGTTTGTCCTTGGTTCTGTCCGGGCCTCCAAATTTTGTTTGAAAAACCTCGCAATCATCCATGGTTCACCCCGTCGTCGCTACCCGCGGGGTCTATCACGTGCACAACGCACTCCCAACGCGGTCAACCGGCAGACAGCGGAGAGCCGGGTCGGAGTTGGACGCCCACCCCCACCCAACCTTGGTATAtactcctcctcgctgacacaccGCAAAAACTAATTTCCACTTTTTTGTGGCTTCGTCTTCTCCGCCAGGAAGGAAGGATACAGAATCCATTGCTCCCCATCCAAGGTACGTACCACGAATTCCCCAACATCCTCCGATTAATCCCCACGGATCCGCTCAGAATCGCCCGATCCGCGCACCTCCGGATCCCGGTCCGAGGGTTTTTTCGCCGGCTAATCGGCGTTTGATCCAGGGCGGCGGCGACGATGTTGGAGGAGCTGCTGATCTTCACGCGGGGCGGGCTGATCCTGTGGTCGTCCTGCCGGGCCCTGGGCGGGGCAGCGCTGCTCAAGGGCTCCCCCATCGACGCGCTCATCCGCTCCTGCCTGCTCGAGGAGCGCTCGGGCGACGCCGGATTCACCCAGGACGCCTACGCGCTCAAGTGGACCTTCAACAACGACCTCGGCCTCGTCTTCGTCGCCGTATACCAGCGCATGCTCCACCTGCTCTACGTCGACGACCTGCTCGCCGCCGTCCGCAGGGACTTCTCCCAGATCTACAACCCCAACCGGATCTCCTCCTATGACGATCTGTTCACAGACAAGTTCCGCCAGCTGCACCTCGAGGCCGAGGCGCGCGCCGAGGCCATGAAGAAGACCCGGCAGCAGCCCACCGctctctcctcctccgcctccggcGGTGCTGCCAGCAAGAAGCTTGGTTCTAATGCTCGCGGCGGTGGTGGGAAGAAGAATTCTGGCTCTGGGAAGGATGACTCTGACGGCGACTCGGGGAAGGAGCAGAACGGCTACACTGCTAACGGTGCCAATGGTGCGCACGAGAACGGTTCTCACGCCcgggctgctgctgttgttgttaacAATGCTGGTAAGGAGAACGGAGACCCCAACGATGGGGCCTTCGATGTAAATACCTTACGTAAGAAGACAGGAGGAAAGaagggcggtggcggcggcaagAAGATTGATGTGAAGAAGGTGGCCAAGACCGAGCCCAAGAAGGCCGTCAAGCAGATGAGGGTCTGGGACGACAAACCGCCCAAGAACGAGAAGCTGGACTTCACGGACCCAgctgacgagagaggggatgaggTGATAGAGAAGGTGCTTACCAACCAGGGGGACAGCATGATGGATAAGGATGAGGATCTGAGCAGCGATAGCGaggatgaagaggaagaggaagagcagAATGCTGAGGCTGGCCAGAAGAAGAAGGGCTGGTTCTCCTCCATGTTTAAGAGGTATATAAAAACTGCCTTCTGCATTTGCTTTGTTCGTATCGTTAGTAGCCTACTATAATTAATAATCCTCTTCAATTGTATTGCCTTAACAAGCTGCCAGTAGTCACCTTAAATCTATTTTGCTCTCAGGTGATATGAGCTGTAACGTAATGTTTCCAATTTTCCATATACTAACTCTATAGTTCGAACCGTGGCATGGAAATAAGATAGCAGATAGTTTAGTCTTCAGATACACTACATGATTTGGATGTCTTCTCATTGGTCATTTATTATCTGAAATTAAAAATTAGTTATGGTTCGGGTCTCCATGATTAGTTGGCTGATAACAAGATTTAGTATCTATTTTCATTCAGGTAAGAGATGCAGATAGTGAAACAAGATTTATTCACCATAATTTGCTAGCTAAACCATTAGCTAACCACATCGGTGGACTAATGGCATTGCACCTGCCACCTCAGTTTGTACACTTGATACGCAAATACCGGGTATGGTGGCACAGTACATAGTATAGTTGTATGTATTCCAAAGAAAACATCGAGAAAATG includes:
- the LOC123450905 gene encoding probable receptor-like protein kinase At5g24010 — translated: MAVHAMLLLLLTTLVPRSEVNSTSSPIIYDPSNGYSREVALAPDVVYQTQRTANFDLTWIQVHLPTTSTRMELVAGTAGPNQHTTPTVLRTYVHHAPALDHPRLLRSVGIGGTAPARLHCTNKLMAVQAMVLLLLVTVILPRAALAAFSPDFSFFLACGANSSVSFPSDSPTRTFVSDAAYLSPVDAPAVSASSTPPSLYAAARADMSAFSYRLPYPASPDASSFLVLRLHFFPFLPSNSSQSVANISSSRFAVSVLDAYAVMSSFSPPAIGGVKEFFIPRGALGGHFTITFVPDAGSSAFVNAVELFPAPPELLWNNTVTPVDPVGSNDLLRWKQYALETVYRLNVGGPKVTTEKDTLWRTWLSDGPYQYGAPGQSEVKSTSSPIIYDPSKGYSREVAPDVVYQTQRMGNYLRWTFPGEPDSRYLVRLHFCDYEVVSSVVGVGIVFDVDVGQGVASTDLMPNARATQSNEAFYMDYVARAPSAGAGNLKVSIGGGMLNGLEIMRLLPVDLRSRDSLVAKRIIVITVSALVGITVLACVVVGFFAVPYPNDGASGWAEQLMNLSRDGKTVGTEMVSTKLHISLAKIKAATDNFHDRNLIGVGGFGNVYKGVLTDGTPVAVKRATHASQQGLPEFQAEIVVLSGIRHRHLVSLIGYCSEQSEMILVYEHMEKGTLRSHLYGSDAPPLSWRQRLEICIGAARGLHYLHRGYAENIIHRDVKSTNILLGTDNDGCTGGAIVAKVADFGLSRVGPSFGETHVSTAVKGSFGYLDPGYFKTQQLTDRSDVYSFGVVLLEVLCARPVIDQSLERGQINIAEWAVRMRGEGGLDKIADPRIAGEADEESLRKFAETADKCLADCWVDRPSMGDVLWNLEYCLQLHEADVTGDDASDDSGAGAPQLPEDVVVSLLTDGADETGLSVTELSDSKVNLPR
- the LOC123449967 gene encoding signal recognition particle receptor subunit alpha — protein: MLEELLIFTRGGLILWSSCRALGGAALLKGSPIDALIRSCLLEERSGDAGFTQDAYALKWTFNNDLGLVFVAVYQRMLHLLYVDDLLAAVRRDFSQIYNPNRISSYDDLFTDKFRQLHLEAEARAEAMKKTRQQPTALSSSASGGAASKKLGSNARGGGGKKNSGSGKDDSDGDSGKEQNGYTANGANGAHENGSHARAAAVVVNNAGKENGDPNDGAFDVNTLRKKTGGKKGGGGGKKIDVKKVAKTEPKKAVKQMRVWDDKPPKNEKLDFTDPADERGDEVIEKVLTNQGDSMMDKDEDLSSDSEDEEEEEEQNAEAGQKKKGWFSSMFKSIAGNSVLEKSDLQPALKALKDRLMTKNVAEEIAEKLCESVAASLEGKKLGSFTRISSTVQTAMEEALLRILTPRRSIDILRDVQAAKERGKPYVVVFVGVNGVGKSTNLAKVAYWLLQHNLSVMMAACDTFRSGAVEQLRTHARRLQIPIFEKGYEKDPAVVAKEAIQEATRNKSDVVLVDTAGRMQDNEPLMRALSKLINLNKPDLVLFVGEALVGNDAVDQLNKFNQKLADLSTVPTARLIDGILLTKFDTIDDKVGAALSMVYISGSPVMFVGCGQSYTDLKKLNVKSIVKTLLK